In the genome of Lathyrus oleraceus cultivar Zhongwan6 chromosome 4, CAAS_Psat_ZW6_1.0, whole genome shotgun sequence, the window CTTCAGGTTTGTTAATTTTTCTATCAATTTATGATTGAAGAAAACTTTATTTATCTTTTTATTACTACTAATGTTTGGATTTATATAAAATTTCTTCAGGTTCAGCCTTCTGCTAAAGATGTAAACTCAAGAGAATTGGACAGATTTAGACGCCATAAGAATTCAATGGAAAGCCTTTTTTCACTCTTTGAATTGAGTAAGAGCCAGATCACTCCCGATATGAAGTATCGACCGATCGAAGCAGATCGTTACATACAAGGTCTTTTAATGGTGAACGGTTATACAGTGCAACAATCATCTGACTTGCAATCCAAGCAACAACTGGTAATCCAAATTGGCAGTTCACAATGCGGTAAACCTACATCATGTTCCCAAGAGAAAAGTCCTGCAATTGATCGACTGATAAAAGCGGTTTGAACTGAAACTTGTGTCGGCTCCTTATTTGTTTTTTCACCGACTCGTAAAAGTTTTGTGCTGATGCATTGTAAAATCTATGATTCTGATCTAATTTTCAGTGGACATCTATTTCGCCCGAAGTACTGAGTGAAGCTGCTGGGGAACTTAAAAAGGCGATTCATTTCAACGATAAAATACCAGATGCGAAATCGTTAAATGAACCACCAGAGATGTTTGATGAACTACAACAACCAACTATTTTGATTCCCCAAGGTGCAGTCTCGTGCCGCTAAAGTTTTTAATTCGCATTTGATTTCGATGAATGTTCACCAAGAAGATTTTGATTTGTTCTCACAGAACGGAAAAGGCCTCGCGATATTGTTGCAAAGACAGTTTATACTCCTAGCAATTTTGCTAACATGCACATGCGTAAAGGCTTCAATCTAGTCACTGCTGCCGCGGAATCTGACTCGAATTCATTCAAAGTTAACGCAAAACGTCTTAAAACTATGGTAATAATCTTCTTCTGCTTGTTTTTTCCTGATTGAAATCTACCAGAGGAGTAAAGTAAACCATTATTTTCTTGCTCGCTTCTTATAAAAATATTACTGTCACATTGTTCACCCTAGCAGGAGAATGAGAAACTTATAGAAGAAATAAAATACATCAACAATCAATTGTTCGACTGTGAGGTTGTTATCGATGAAAAGGAAAATGCTGAAAGAGGTACGCAAGAAATTGAAGGATTAGCCGTTAAAATCTTGTTCAATGCAGTGACTATCAATCAGAACCTCGTATATCACTTCACTTCTGATAAAAAGGTGAATCATTTTGTATTATGTTTCGAACTATTCACAACTAATATTTTGATTTACATCTCATTGACCGTCTATATTGGTCATGCAGTCGTTGATGAAACCGTTACGGTTGGTTATTCCGCCGAGTTATCCGTCTTCCTCTCTCGTTATTCTCGACGAATTGCCATGCCAAGCCGGGTTAGAGATGATGATTATGTAATTTTGAGTAGTTATTATCATCAAGTTCTTATTATCTAGAACTAACAATTCTTCTGTTTATTTTTCTCTTATAGTGATGACTTGAGAGCTCTATTTGAGAGAGCAAAAGCAAAGCTGAGATTTCATCTTCAAAGTATGAACGAACCGTTTTTGATAAAGGATATAGCAAGAGCGTGGGAAAGGTGTTCTAGAGAAGCAATTCTTGATTATGCACATGCTAATGGTGGTGGAACATTTACCTCAATGCATGGAGTTTGGGGAGCTTGTGATTGATTCATTCTGATGATTTGTGTTGTTTGTTGATTCAGAACATGAAGAGTATGAAAATTGTTGAGACTAGTAATAAGTTATTGTTGTTTAAAACAGTTTCATGCATGGTGGTCATGTTTATGGGAATTTATGATTACATAGATTCAGAACATGAAAGgtgtgttgtgttgtgttgatgCATTTGGTTTTGAAGATAACTTTCCCTTTACTAAATGTGATCTTAGCAGATTTGGTAATTTTGGTTTTAAAATCTAGATGCTTatttttgtgttaatgcatgtaGTTAACAATTTAAATTAACAGATGAATGAATGAGATTAGGGCACGATGAGAGAGAGGTGAGGAAAAAATTGTTTCCTATTTGAAAAGGAACCAAAAAACATCAGTTATGTCTTTGCCTATGACGACTTTGTAGCAGTGTGACAAATTTTGGAGTATTTTAACTTCCTCCCAAATTATACCTGACATCCTCCGTACTTTCATATTATCTAAGTTGCCTCTTGATCGTAAATTGAATGAAAATTTCGAACAATTCAAAAATTTCGGTAGTATATTTTAAATTACCGATATATTGGATATTTCAAAATTTCCGATTTGTTTCATTAATTTTCGAAAATTTTGACCTAAGTGAAATTTTCGGTAgggtttattttttattttttggaCGTTCAGGATTTTGCCTACAGTTTTGGATGATTATGATTGCACCGACGATTTTGTGTGATCTAGAGCAAATACAAAATTGTATAAATAGAGGTCACATGTTTGATAAAAATATCTCAAAAAATGTCTCTTCCTCAATTTTTGATTAAGACAGAAGTGTACTTCAATTGAGCTTCACCTTTCGTAGAGTTTCAGCTTCCGGATGACACCACATCTCTCGCCAGTCTGACGTCCAGGTTGAATGAATTATTGTCTGATGCTAATACCAGAAAGGTGAAAAAGATCGAGTTACGTGAAGATTGGATTGATACTGACAGGAGGGTGAAATACAACCTTAGGAAATGTGGTGATCATTTCGTCGTAGGATAACAAAGGGGTCGATCGAGTTAGATGTTAGGCTTTCAAGATCTGTTGACGACATAATGGAGATGCTAAAACGTCCAGAATCATCTGGTAGTAGTGTTTAGGTTTTCttatttattattgttttctTAAGTTGTGTTTAAATTAATGTTAATGTTGCATATGTATTTCAGTTAATGTTGATGTTTAAGTTATGTCATCAAAACTATTATGTAATAAaaagttatgatgagaatgtatGAATAATGTACAAATAATACAGCATATACGAAATCCATGATATACAAAAGATGTCTAAATAGGCCCCCACTGGCTATATTTGCAGCCCGAGATAATCTAGTATAAACCTCGCCATCTGGGTTTACCAAACCCATGAGATTAACCATAATAATTGCAATCATCTTGAAGCATTGTTGGGCATCGGCACCAGCTGCAGGAGACGGCGGCGACACGTCATCAACAATCGGATTTACAACCTCCTCAATCACCgaatcagcaacaacaacatctGGCACCGCCTCATCTCTAGGTTGCTCTACTTATCGTACCAGTCGGCATCAAGTGCAATGAGGTTCCCAAAACTGACCATGCTCGGTCAACCGCTTCCAATATGAACTGGTTGGGGTCACTCGCCCAGTCCGTATCTAGGAAGAATTAGCCTTAGCACCTCTGGCAACCCTAACCTGATCTACCGTTTGATCAACAGTTCTCCCTACAATAGTGTCATCTCTGCCTTTGTGTTTCACTGCAAAAGaaggaaaaataaaaataaaattagcATGTACCGAAAATTTCATAATTTCTGGTATAAAATAAAGTTTTGGCACATACCAAAAATGTCAAAATTTCCTGTATAAATTCTCATGGAATATATACCggaaatttcataatttttggtACAAAACCCGGTTTTTATAACTACCGAAAATTATGAAATTTCTGGTATATTCAATGGGATTTTatattggaaatattaaaatATCCAGTAAACATTTAATGAAAACACCGGAAATTTTGAAATTTCCGGTACAAAATATCGAAAATTTTGATATAAATACTCACTACTTTTGAAATTTCCGGTAGTTGCTCCAAATTTCCGGTATCGCCCTAGCAATTACAAGTTCACGCCTCTGCACTgtaaattttgaaatttttggaaATGATTTTACAAGGGAAGTGTCGTCTTTTCATACACGGTGGAAGGTGTCAAGTTAAATGCTCCAAATTTAACCTTTTGAACACCTA includes:
- the LOC127135587 gene encoding mediator of RNA polymerase II transcription subunit 15a isoform X1 encodes the protein MNRGKQVAYIAKERWKTTEYRKKVVKTVAEELIKHGTPLKNFSLPELVASVERFEEKVNTSAKTEDEYLNLVTAKVKSIQVLSRKAAEATNQLTNASYSAGTDADFDWPQHIYQEIQILKRKYNAVVRRFYEKICSKLQVQPSAKDVNSRELDRFRRHKNSMESLFSLFELSKSQITPDMKYRPIEADRYIQGLLMVNGYTVQQSSDLQSKQQLVIQIGSSQCGKPTSCSQEKSPAIDRLIKAWTSISPEVLSEAAGELKKAIHFNDKIPDAKSLNEPPEMFDELQQPTILIPQERKRPRDIVAKTVYTPSNFANMHMRKGFNLVTAAAESDSNSFKVNAKRLKTMQENEKLIEEIKYINNQLFDCEVVIDEKENAERGTQEIEGLAVKILFNAVTINQNLVYHFTSDKKSLMKPLRLVIPPSYPSSSLVILDELPCQAGDDLRALFERAKAKLRFHLQSMNEPFLIKDIARAWERCSREAILDYAHANGGGTFTSMHGVWGACD
- the LOC127135587 gene encoding mediator of RNA polymerase II transcription subunit 15a isoform X3, translated to MNRGKQVAYIAKERWKTTEYRKKVVKTVAEELIKHGTPLKNFSLPELVASVERFEEKVNTSAKTEDEYLNLVTAKVKSIQVLSRKAAEATNQLTNASYSDADFDWPQHIYQEIQILKRKYNAVVRRFYEKICSKLQVQPSAKDVNSRELDRFRRHKNSMESLFSLFELSKSQITPDMKYRPIEADRYIQGLLMVNGYTVQQSSDLQSKQQLVIQIGSSQCGKPTSCSQEKSPAIDRLIKAWTSISPEVLSEAAGELKKAIHFNDKIPDAKSLNEPPEMFDELQQPTILIPQERKRPRDIVAKTVYTPSNFANMHMRKGFNLVTAAAESDSNSFKVNAKRLKTMQENEKLIEEIKYINNQLFDCEVVIDEKENAERGTQEIEGLAVKILFNAVTINQNLVYHFTSDKKSLMKPLRLVIPPSYPSSSLVILDELPCQAGDDLRALFERAKAKLRFHLQSMNEPFLIKDIARAWERCSREAILDYAHANGGGTFTSMHGVWGACD
- the LOC127135587 gene encoding mediator of RNA polymerase II transcription subunit 15a isoform X2, giving the protein MNRGKQVAYIAKERWKTTEYRKKVVKTVAEELIKHGTPLKNFSLPELVASVERFEEKVNTSAKTEDEYLNLVTAKVKSIQVLSRKAAEATNQLTNASYSAGTDADFDWPQHIYQEIQILKRKYNAVVRRFYEKICSKLQVQPSAKDVNSRELDRFRRHKNSMESLFSLFELSKSQITPDMKYRPIEADRYIQGLLMVNGYTVQQSSDLQSKQQLVIQIGSSQCGKPTSCSQEKSPAIDRLIKAWTSISPEVLSEAAGELKKAIHFNDKIPDAKSLNEPPEMFDELQQPTILIPQERKRPRDIVAKTVYTPSNFANMHMRKGFNLVTAAAESDSNSFKVNAKRLKTMENEKLIEEIKYINNQLFDCEVVIDEKENAERGTQEIEGLAVKILFNAVTINQNLVYHFTSDKKSLMKPLRLVIPPSYPSSSLVILDELPCQAGDDLRALFERAKAKLRFHLQSMNEPFLIKDIARAWERCSREAILDYAHANGGGTFTSMHGVWGACD